The Vigna angularis cultivar LongXiaoDou No.4 chromosome 9, ASM1680809v1, whole genome shotgun sequence DNA window GGTTGCCAAACCATTTTCTTTTCACttccaaactttttttttttccagctaAGAAACTTTGTTGGAACGTCTAAATTagcttttcaattttcaattcaaCCTTCATCATTTCAATGCACAGGTTGTCTTCCGACATTACATCACCAATTTTAGTTTCCATGTATCTGCCAATTTGAATTTCACTCCGACCAAACCTTTACATTTATTGGGAATCTTAGAAGCACAACGCAACCtaaatctttaaattaaaaacctaAGTTCAACGGTGGTTTCTTTTCATGTCTTCTATGAGAGTTCCAACTTTTAGCTACAGATGAAATATTAATGATATGTGTATCTACCCAGTGGAGACCGAATGGTTAACATTCAGCACCGTTTGGTCCATTCACTTAGGATCATTCGGCCCATCCGCTACCGTCAATCAAGTCAAAGATTGGGCCGCAATTGGGCTAGCGTTTAAGTTATTGGGCCAATAGTCTAGcacatgataaaataatcaagaatatctaattaaagatattgataagcaggttataaacaaccaaccagATCTttaggtaatctgtttatatcttattctgtttatattttattgggctaatGTCAGCTTAAGGTCCATGagacaacttataaatagagATCCAGGGCCACAAGCCAGGTACGTCCCATTCACACTCAACTCACACTTCAAAttacacgcctaacttgagtgTCAGAGTATCTTTTGCAAGTATCTCCCCCCTGGAGCACGAAGGAAACCGATCGGCCAAGACCGGCGTGACCGAACGACCCAGACAGAAGAAAGACGAACGACTCAGGCGGCCCATCAAAGAACGAGCGGCAGAGTCATCCAGAAGCGGCAAAGTCACGTGTCTCGGTCCCACAAGAATATCAatcgaaacattttggcgtccACCGTGAGGTTGAGAGCAAGCAGAAGACGCCCAGatggtgaccacgaggagcatggaCGGACAACAGAATACCAGAGATTTGATAGCGCAGATGCAAGCACAGATACCACAGGCAAGAACCATACAGGCGCAGACGCAAGCACAACAAGGGATGCAACGAAAACACGCAGAGGAGATTGCGGCACTAAGGGCGAAATGAGTCCATACTAAGCGGTCTGCCTCAAATCAAGAGAATGGAAACGAGGGAAGCCGTAATCGGTAACCATCCCAGCACACCAACTCGAACGGTCGAGGAAGGAGAGGACCATCGCCCCTCCACACCGTTCGGCCTACCAGCTTACTCCCTTTTACGGCGACCATCATGCAAACTCCGATGCTAGAGAAGAATCCTCCGGTATTAGAGAGGTATGATGGCTCAACGGATCCCGACAATCATCTTAGGATCTTCACTAATGCAATGACGTTCTACACTGATAATGATCTAGTCATATGCAGAGTCTTCTCCTTATCACTCAAGGACGAGGCATTGGAGTGGTATAACACTCTTCCCCCAAacacagtggattgcttcgccACTGTAGAAACCCTCTTTAGAAGGCAATACGCCTCCAATCGGAAACAGGAGATAACACCGGCGGAATTGGTAAATACTAAACAGGATCCTGCCTACCACTCGGCCAAGTGGAGTCCAAAACCGAGAGATGGGGAATGTTTTACGTGAATGCTAactctcgtcctaaaccgagcggtgaggtTCTATACGGCCCCACTCTCATACTAAACCGAGCGGTGGGGAATGTTCTTTGTGGTCCACCATTTTGCCAGGAGGGAGCAACGACTAAatacagcctccctcaaactcataagtcctatagttaatcaAGGCTAAAGCCGAACGCTTAACTCAGACTTGGGGAGCATAATGTATCGTACTTAGTGGAGACCAGACGGTTAACATTCAGCACCATTCGGTCCATCCACTTAGGACCGTTCGGCCCATCCGCTACAGTCAACCAAGTCAAAGATTGGATCGCAATTGGGCCAGCGTTTAAGTTATTAGGCCAATAGTCTAgtagatgataaaataatcaagactatctaattaaagatattgataagcagGTTATAAACAATCAACCAGATTTttaggtaatctgtttatatcttattctgtttatattttattgggccaGCGTTTAAGTTATTGAGCCAATAGTCCagcagatgataaaataatcaagaatatctaattaaagatattgataagcaggttataaacaaccaaccagatttttaggtaatctgtttatatcttattatgtttatatcttattatgtttatatcttattctgtttatatcttattctgtttatattttattaggctaatgaaacaacttataaatagagagcTAGGGCCacaagccaggtacgttccattCACATTCAACTCACACTTCAAATTACATGTCTAACTTgaacgtcggagtatcttttgcaggtacctccctcTTGGAGCACGAAGGAAACCGATCAGCCAAGATCGGCGTGACCGAATGGCCCAGACGGAAGAAAGGCAAACGGCTGAAGCGACCCATCAAAGAACGGGCGTGCAGTTTATATTGCAGAAAAGCGAGCGACAAAGTCATCCAAAAGCGACAAAATCACGTGTCTCGGTCCCACAAGAATATCATGCAATATGATTATGATGAAATATTAATGATATACAATATGTTTTGGTATAGGGTTGAGAATTTGTACAGAacattcatttataattttctttggGTCAACTTAGATGTCTTGAACACATTTAGTTAAATTTCTTCCATGTTTTCTATGTTCAAACTCCAAACTGTGTTATAGATATTGGTTAAAAACACTCCAACACAAGTTAATAATTTAATCAAttgaaaattacaataaaactttaaatttgtaataaatacaatcattttttctttttacctttaatttgtatttataaatttcaaaataaatttataattaacatgATCATAGTCATAATCCAACTTCTAATAAGTGAACTTATCTCTAAACTTGATTAGACCATTTACTTAAGGTCATGAACGGTATTTGTTGTTTTCATGCCCGGCCATCCAAAGACCGTACGAGGTCATTTGGTACAAaagtgttttgatatttttggtttaaatatGATGTAAATCTTGAAGTTTGGCAGAATGTATGTAAATATATTCTCAAGATTCTCATGTTAGATAATGCAGATCTATCCTGGTAAATCCTGCCATGCCATGGATTTGCAGTCCCGTGACAGATACTgcagaaaaaaaacaaaaatatttatttgtcatGTTTAGCGTAAAATTAATTGTATCAAAATTATCTCTTTTccacttttaaacaaaaaaatcatttggGTTGACATCTATCAGCTTCAACCAGCTAACTCTCCGGCATTGTAAAACACTGCAGTCTCTAACCACATGGGTTTATGAGATATCTGACTGAACAAGacattaaaaattttcaaaggaTTCAACATCactaaaaaaggaaaagatcTTTCCAATATACTCATCCTCTTCTGAACACAGCATTTTCTACAAACACTCTTAATTATACAACAAGAGATTTATACTCCCACCACCATGCCTTTTCTTAATTTCAGAACATCCTCCTTTTTGGTGCCTTCACGCTCTTTCTAACAATGGAACACCTTCACAAACACATACTCTAATAAGCATATAGAgctatttttttaagatatccGAGATGGATAAAATCCCATGTTCTTTCTACACCCAGAAGCCTCAAAGACTAATCCAGAGGTTGCTGCATTGCGACAACCAAGGGGCTTGTCACAGTATGTTTTCCATCAGACCAAACTATGGAACCACTCTTGACACTAGAACTTCCAGGTGTAAGCTTAACAGCCCTAGTTTGTACCCTAACAAGAAAGTTCAATTTCTGACCAATCTTCCTGAAAGTCAGGGTGTCTGGTTTCACTGTGACCACCATCCCACCTGGTGGCTTGATGGTGACCTTGTACACTGAATTAGCGTCGCCGACATTTGTTACAGTCCTGATAAAATGTGTAGACATTCTCTTCTTTCCATATTGCTGAAACACTGCAGAGAATGAAGGGTAATTCAGATTCCCAGCATGCCCTGCCCTTTTAGCTCCTTTACAATCTGCACTCTTTCTTGTGATCACATGGATGCTGTTGGTGGTGTAATTTGAATTGCACAAGAAATTCACATAATCAGAAGGGGAGATGTCATAAACCAAGCCAGGGTTCATGGCTTTAACAGGATGAACATGGCCAGAACCATAATCAAAGGCTGAGGAAACATTTCCGGTGGATTCATCCAACATGGGATCACCTCTGTTGTCCACAGTATAAGCAGTGGTCATCAGGGCTGATCTAATAGCAGCAGGACTCCAATCAGGATGTGCTGCCTTCAACAGAGCAGCCAAACCAGAAACATGAGGACAAGCCATGGAAGTCCCAGAAAGTATGTTAAACTCAGTCCTACGCCCATCAGAGGGAACCCCAGAAGGTCCTACATGATCAGGCCAAGCTGCAAGAATGTTCAACCCTGGGGCTATAACATCAGGCTTCAGAATCTCAGGGGACACAGGGTTAGGCCCTCTGGCAGAAAATGATGCCACCACAGGTGCTGGCTTAACACCGAGCCTTGTTCCCTTGAACACAATTGTGGCAGTTGCCGGTGACCGCGAATTACCAATGTACCCACGGATTTTCTCGCCCGCTGTGGCACCAACCGCCGTGGCAGGCAACACGTGGCAATCCGCCACCAACCCTTCCCCGTCAAACACACCGTTGGCTAAAATCATGCCAACCCCTCCATTTTTTCTCACTTCTTCACCTTTAGCTGCCCTTGCATTAATCCCTCTATCACACACAACAATTTTTCCTTTCACAGTCTCGGGATCCAAGGAACCCTCCAAACAAAGTGAAGAAGAATAACCATTACCTCCACCACCGCCGCCACCACCAAACTGTCCACTACCCCCATACACAATCGGGTACATCCGACCCGGAGTTAAACCAGGTCCACCATAAATACTAATCCCGGGCACtatttttccatttccaagCTTAACACTCGCCGGAAAATCTCTGTCTATAGTTCCAGCGCCTACGGTGGTAACCCACGGCGCCACATTCGTCACTGTGAGGCCACCGGGACCGCCATTGCCAGCTGAGGAGGAGACAAAAACGCCAGCCGAGGTGGCGCCGAAGGCGCCAATCGCAATCTCGTCGAGGTGGTACGGCACCACCACTCCTCCGACGCTAAGCGACACAACGTCGACGCCGTCGGCCACGGCAGCGTCGAACGCGGCGAGGATGTCGGAGCCGTAGCACCCGCCCATCCAGCAG harbors:
- the LOC108347634 gene encoding subtilisin-like protease SBT1.5, with amino-acid sequence MAAFSTFLVFLFLVGTLTQVAFSSDQEKKKTFIVQVHHQTKPSIFPTHRHWYESSLSSISSTASVIHTYDTVFHGFSAKLSPSEAQKLQALSHVITLIPEQVRQLHTTRSPQFLGLTTADRAGLLHETDFGSDLVIGVFDTGIWPERQSFSGRDLGPVPAKWKGECVAGKSFPATSCNRKIIGARYFSEGYEATNGKLNETVEFRSARDSDGHGTHTASIAAGRYVSPASTLGYAKGVAAGMAPKARLAVYKVCWMGGCYGSDILAAFDAAVADGVDVVSLSVGGVVVPYHLDEIAIGAFGATSAGVFVSSSAGNGGPGGLTVTNVAPWVTTVGAGTIDRDFPASVKLGNGKIVPGISIYGGPGLTPGRMYPIVYGGSGQFGGGGGGGGNGYSSSLCLEGSLDPETVKGKIVVCDRGINARAAKGEEVRKNGGVGMILANGVFDGEGLVADCHVLPATAVGATAGEKIRGYIGNSRSPATATIVFKGTRLGVKPAPVVASFSARGPNPVSPEILKPDVIAPGLNILAAWPDHVGPSGVPSDGRRTEFNILSGTSMACPHVSGLAALLKAAHPDWSPAAIRSALMTTAYTVDNRGDPMLDESTGNVSSAFDYGSGHVHPVKAMNPGLVYDISPSDYVNFLCNSNYTTNSIHVITRKSADCKGAKRAGHAGNLNYPSFSAVFQQYGKKRMSTHFIRTVTNVGDANSVYKVTIKPPGGMVVTVKPDTLTFRKIGQKLNFLVRVQTRAVKLTPGSSSVKSGSIVWSDGKHTVTSPLVVAMQQPLD